A region from the Pseudonocardia petroleophila genome encodes:
- a CDS encoding cold-shock protein, which translates to MPSGRVKWYDADKGFGFLAQDGGEDVYVRKAALPAGVESLKPGQRVEFGMAEGRRGPQALQVKLVDAPPSVVEAARRPAEDLHSLIEDMIRLLDTKVQPDLRRGRYPERKTAKLAAEVVRAVARDLDG; encoded by the coding sequence GTGCCGAGCGGCAGGGTCAAGTGGTACGACGCCGACAAGGGCTTCGGCTTCCTCGCCCAGGACGGCGGCGAGGACGTCTACGTCCGCAAGGCTGCGCTGCCGGCCGGGGTGGAGTCGCTCAAGCCGGGCCAGCGCGTCGAGTTCGGGATGGCGGAGGGCCGGCGCGGCCCGCAGGCGCTGCAGGTGAAGCTGGTGGACGCGCCGCCGTCGGTCGTGGAGGCCGCGCGCCGTCCCGCGGAGGACCTGCACAGCCTCATCGAGGACATGATCCGGCTGCTGGACACGAAGGTGCAGCCCGACCTGCGCCGCGGGCGCTACCCGGAGCGCAAGACCGCGAAGCTGGCGGCCGAGGTCGTCCGCGCCGTGGCGCGCGACCTCGACGGCTGA
- a CDS encoding DUF2771 family protein — MRRVLALALAVPLLAACGAGDPPEVTFAAGTQSAVAAPTQYCQDDFVTCTNDANAPVTLPVPPGTPVLVTVPTAVSDTPWQIVFTYRDGAGEQVDERTTVFTPQTQQTYSLELPADARLLTAQVQQYGPPPEIDEATGEIVFPIRSSWVLTVSG; from the coding sequence GCCGTCCCGCTGCTGGCCGCCTGCGGGGCGGGCGACCCGCCCGAGGTGACGTTCGCGGCCGGGACGCAGTCGGCCGTCGCCGCACCCACCCAGTACTGCCAGGACGACTTCGTGACCTGCACGAACGACGCGAACGCCCCCGTCACGCTGCCGGTGCCCCCGGGCACGCCGGTGCTCGTGACGGTCCCGACGGCCGTGTCCGACACCCCGTGGCAGATCGTGTTCACCTACCGCGACGGCGCGGGCGAGCAGGTCGACGAGCGCACGACGGTGTTCACCCCGCAGACCCAGCAGACCTACTCGCTCGAGCTCCCCGCGGACGCCCGCCTGCTCACCGCGCAGGTGCAGCAGTACGGGCCGCCCCCGGAGATCGACGAGGCGACCGGCGAGATCGTGTTCCCGATCCGGTCGAGCTGGGTGCTGACGGTCTCCGGGTAG